Part of the Clostridia bacterium genome, ATGTGCACGTCGGCCTTTTGGCGCGCAACGGGCGGCGTCGCCGTGGGTTTCGCGTTGTTTTTGCCCGCTTTGGTGCTGGCCGCGTTGGGTTTTTCCTATCCCTCGCCCCTCAACAAGGTGCGCGCGGCGGTCATGCTCGGCAACACCTTGGCGCTTTCGGCCATCTTCGTTTGTCTGTTCATCGCCCGTGATCTCGCGGGTGCCAAAATCGTTTTGTATACCGTGGCGGGCGTTTTTCAGCCCAACGCTATGGGGGTTTTGCTGACCATCTTTATGGGATTCGGCCTGTTGGTGGCCGTTATGACCGCGGCCCGCGTGCTGATGCAGGCTTTCGGCAAGTCTATGAACGATCTCGAGCGGCAACTGTACGTGCAGTCCGCGGCGGAAACCGAAACGCCCGCGCCCGATATCACCCCGCGAGAGGTGGACGAAAAGCAAGTGCTGGCCAAGGCGGACCAAGAGGTGCGCATGAATCGGTTGAGCATTCTGCCCGCGTCTTCGGCGCCCGACGGCCGCGACCGCACGCCCGTATCGCCCGCAGAGGCTCGCGCACGCAGTCAAGCGCGGCGCGAAGAGGAAGAGGCAGAAGAGGAAGCGCCCGTTCGCGCGCGCATGGCCACGGTCACCACGGAAACGCCCGCGCCCGTGTATTCCGCGCCCCAAGCCGAGCCCACCTCGGAGGAAGCGCCCGTTCGCTCCATTCTGGCAGAAGAGGAGTCGACCGCCGACGCGCCCCAAGCCGACGAGGACGTCATCTATGCGCAAACGGACGACGTAGAGCCTGCGGTCGAGGTCGAAATGGCCAAAGGGCAGGACCTCACCGATTACGACATTCGCACCGAAACGGCGGTGCATCGGCCTCGTCAAAAAGAAATGCCGAAAAACGACGATCTCTATACGGATTTTTCGTACGATGAGGACGACGACGTCGATCCCACCGATGCGGGAGAATAAAGTATGAATCCACACGACGGACATCGCGAACGGTTGCGCGCAAAGATACGCAAAGACGGATTGAACTCCCTGGAGCCTCACGAAGTGCTGGAGTATTTCCTCTATCCGTTCGTACCTCGTCGCAACACCAACGACATAGCGCACGCCTTACTCCACAAGTTCGGCTCGCTGTCGGGCGTGTTGGAGGCCGACTGCGCCGCTTTGGCCGACGTGGACGGCATGACGGCCAACGCCGCGTTGTTCTTGTCGCAATTACCCGCGTTTCTCGTCATGTACAAGATGGATAAGGCCACCAAAAAGAACAATTTTTTGGCGCCTGCCGAAGCGGCCGTCTATCTCAACGAACTCATTGGGCAACGGCCTACCGAGTGTTTTGCCGCCTTGGCTTTGGACGTCAAAGGCAATTTGATAGGCACCGTTCAATTCGAATCCACGCGCGCCGATTCGGTGGCGGTGGACGTGCGCAAGTTGGTGAAGGAACTGCTGTTGATTCGCGCTACGGGCGTTATCGTGGCGCACAATCACCCCTCGGGCGACGTAACGCCCTCTATGGAAGACGGCGATATGCTCGAATTGTTGCGTTCGGCGTTCGCCCCGTTGGATATCAACCTGCTGGACTGTCTTATCGTGGGCGGCGGCAAAGCCGTCTCGATGATGCGGCGCCAGGCGGCTAAAGGCACGGATACGCGCGTCCCGTGGGAGATCGACGCGGGCGTGCCGACCGAAGAAGAATACAACTTGTTGTTTAATCGCAACGACAAGAATTAAAGGAGATATATATGGATTACGCACAAGAATCACTCAAAAAACACGCCCAATGGAAGGGCAAAATCGAAGTCAAAGCCACCGTTCCCGTGGCCACCAAAGAGGATCTGTCTTTGGCCTATACGCCCGGCGTGGCGCAACCTTGTCTGGAAATTCAAAAGAATCCCGACCTCAGCTACGACCTCACCCGCCGTCACAACCTCTGCGCCGTCATCACGGACGGTACGGCCGTGCTCGGCTTGGGCGACATCGGGCCCGAAGCGGGTATGCCCGTGATGGAAGGCAAGTGCGTGCTGTTCAAATCGTTCGGCGACGTGGACGCGTTCCCCTTGTGCATCAAGAGTAAGGACGTCGACACTATCGTCAACACCATCTATTTGCTGTCCGGATCGTTCGGCGGCATCAATTTGGAAGATATATCCGCGCCCCGTTGCTTCGAGATCGAGCGCAAACTCAAAGAGGTGTGCGACATTCCCATCTTCCACGACGACCAACACGGTACCGCCATCATTACTTTGGCCGGCTTGACCAACGCCCTCAAAGTGGTGGGCAAGAAAAAAGAAGAGATCAAGGTGGTCATCAACGGCGCGGGCGCCGCGGCCATCAGCATCTGCAAACTGCTCCTCTCGGCAGGCGTCAAAAACGTCACCTTGTGCGACCGTTCGGGCGCCATCTACAAGGGCCGCGAGAAAGGTATGAATTGGATCAAGGAAGAGATGGCGGAAGTGACCAACCTCGAGAGAAAGCAAGGCACTTTGGCCGATATGTTGGTGGGTGCGGACGTGTTCATCGGCGTCAGCGCGCCCAAGATGGTGACGACCGAGATGGTGCGCACCATGAACAAGGACGCCATCGTCTTCGCGTGCGCCAACCCCACGCCCGAGATCTTCCCCGAAGACGCCAAAGCGGGCGGCGCCAAAGTGGTGGCCACCGGCCGCAGCGACTATCCCAACCAAATCAACAACGTGCTGGCGTTCCCCGGCATTTTCCGCGGCACCTTCGACGTGAGAGCCCGCGACATCAACGAAGAAATGAAGTTGGCGGCCGCCAAAGCCTTGGCCGAATTGATTTCGGACGACGAACTGTCGGCGGACTATATCATTCCCGCCGCCTTCGATCCCCGCGTGGGCAAGGCCGTCGCCAAGGCCGTGGCGCAAGCCGCCCGTGATTCGGGCGTGGCCAGACTGTAATCGTCACAGAAGAAGTGCGCCGCGAAGGGCGCGGCTGACGACTTTTGCGTATTACGAAAGAAAAGGGAAGTTGTACTATGGGAAAATTCGATAAGGTAATGCAAGAAAAAGACCGCATGGCCGAGTATATGATACACGAGATCACCACGATATGCAAGTACCTGCCCAAACGCGCCCCCGGCTCGGAGGGCGAGAAAAAGGCGGCCGAGTATATGCGCGACGCGCTGGAGAAGGAGTGCGGTTGCAAAAAAACGGCGATAGAGCCCTTCAAGGTGACGCCCGATTCTTTTTACGGCTGGATATACATTACCGTATCGTGCGCT contains:
- a CDS encoding NAD-dependent malic enzyme encodes the protein MDYAQESLKKHAQWKGKIEVKATVPVATKEDLSLAYTPGVAQPCLEIQKNPDLSYDLTRRHNLCAVITDGTAVLGLGDIGPEAGMPVMEGKCVLFKSFGDVDAFPLCIKSKDVDTIVNTIYLLSGSFGGINLEDISAPRCFEIERKLKEVCDIPIFHDDQHGTAIITLAGLTNALKVVGKKKEEIKVVINGAGAAAISICKLLLSAGVKNVTLCDRSGAIYKGREKGMNWIKEEMAEVTNLERKQGTLADMLVGADVFIGVSAPKMVTTEMVRTMNKDAIVFACANPTPEIFPEDAKAGGAKVVATGRSDYPNQINNVLAFPGIFRGTFDVRARDINEEMKLAAAKALAELISDDELSADYIIPAAFDPRVGKAVAKAVAQAARDSGVARL